In Gammaproteobacteria bacterium, the genomic window CCGAGGGCAAGATTGACGAGTCCGCGCCGCCGGTCATCAAGAAGATACACAAGCCCGGCAAAGCCAGGCCCGACCCGCTGCGCGGCCTTTTCGAGGCCACCATCGACGGCAAGCCATGCGTGGTCGAATACGAACCTGATTCAGAACTGCGCGATACCGAGCAGGTGCCGCTGCTGGAACCTGGCGGCATCGAGGCTTTCATAAAACGCGAAGTACTGCCGCACGCACCCGACGCCTGGTACGAAGAAGCCGGCATCAGAATTGGCTACGAAATCAGCTTCAACCGCTACTTCTACAAACCACAGCCCCTACGTACGCTCGAAGAAATCCGCGCCGACATTCTGGCGCTGGAGCAGGAGACCGAGGGATTGCTTACCGAGATCATCGGGGAGGCAGGACGATAAACATAAGCAAGGCTGGCGATAGCATGGTGCAATGCGGCTCGTATACTAAAGGCTGGCTTTACTAGCGCAGCCGAAAAGAGCTATGTTAAACGCAGGCTTTCACACAGCGCCTCTGTCCCTTCATGATTACGGCAGCATTTACAGTATGACGCCCGAAAACGCATCTTCGCCCCAGGCTCGGGCGGGAACTTATCAGCGCCAGCTATCCGGGTACCGTGCGTTCATCCCTACGCCGCTGCCGCCGCACCCGGCCGTGCGTCTGGCGGGCGAGTTGCAAGTGCTCCTATCCCGCGCCGATCGCGCTCTCGGCCGACTGGATGGTTCAGTGCAGACACTACCGAACCCGGACCTGTTCGTCTTCATGTACGTACGCAAGGAAGCCGTGCTTTCCAGCCAGATCGAGGGCACTCAAAGCTCGTTACAGGACTTGCTGGCCGCCGAGGCCGAGGTTCTCGCGCCCGCGTCGCGTCCGCGTGACGTGGACGAAGTCGTCAACTATGTAAACGCCATGAATCATGGCCTGTCGCGGCTTGCGGAACTGCCGGTCTCGGTAAGGCTGATTCGTGAGATTCACGAACGATTGCTCCACGGCGTCAGAGGCAGCCGCCTGACGCCGGGCGAACTGCGGCGTAGCCAGAACTGGGTCGGCCCGGGCGGTTGCACGCTTGCCGAAGCCAGCTTCGTGCCACCGCCGCCCGAGTCGGTGCCGGAAGCCTTAAGTGATCTGGAGCGTTTCCTGCACCGGCAGGATGAGCTTCCGCTGCTGATCAAGATCGGGCTCGCTCATGCGCAGTTCGAAACCATCCATCCGTTCTTGGACGGCAATGGTCGTATTGGCCGCCTGCTCATCGCCTTTCTGCTGTGCGAACGCGAAGTGCTGCATAAGCCGGTGCTGTATCTTTCGCACTACTTCAAGCGCCACCGTCAGGCTTATTACGAACGCCTGCAGGCCGTGCGCGACGCCGGCGACTGGGAGGGCTGGCTTGGGTTCTTTCTGCGCGGCGTGGCCGAAGTCAGCGCCCAGGCCACCGACACCGCCCGGCGCATTCTGGCGCTGCGAGAAGAGCATCGCGGACGCATCACCGAGGAGCTGGGGCGTGCCGCCGGCAATGGCCACAGGGTGCTGGAAATGCTTTACAAGCATCCCATCGTCTCCGTCGCCGAGGTGCAGGCGCTGATCCACACGACTTATCCCGCCGCCAACCAGCTCGTTGCGCGCATGGCGGAACTCGGCGTGCTCAGCGAATTCACGGGCAACGCGCGCCATCGCCGCTTCCGCTACGAACCTTATGTGCGCTTGTTCAGCGAGGACGACGAGGAGACTGGCGCATGATCCGCGACCTCAAGCCCTATCCCGCGTACAAGGACTCCGGCGGGACCTGGCTGGGGGAAGTGCCGGAGCATTGGGAGATTAAGCCTCTCAAGCGTTGGGTCAAAATGAATGCCGCAGCCCTTCCGGAAACCACTGCACCCGACTACGAGTTCGCATACATCGACATCGGTGCAGTGAATACAGGCGAGTTGATCCAGCAACCGCAGATGCTGCGCTTCGCAACGGCTCCTTCACGAGCACGGCGCGTGGTTCGATCAGGTGACACCATAGTCGCCACCGTGCGAACATACCTCAAGGCAGTCTATTTCGTAGGAGAAGAGCCTG contains:
- a CDS encoding Fic family protein; this encodes MTPENASSPQARAGTYQRQLSGYRAFIPTPLPPHPAVRLAGELQVLLSRADRALGRLDGSVQTLPNPDLFVFMYVRKEAVLSSQIEGTQSSLQDLLAAEAEVLAPASRPRDVDEVVNYVNAMNHGLSRLAELPVSVRLIREIHERLLHGVRGSRLTPGELRRSQNWVGPGGCTLAEASFVPPPPESVPEALSDLERFLHRQDELPLLIKIGLAHAQFETIHPFLDGNGRIGRLLIAFLLCEREVLHKPVLYLSHYFKRHRQAYYERLQAVRDAGDWEGWLGFFLRGVAEVSAQATDTARRILALREEHRGRITEELGRAAGNGHRVLEMLYKHPIVSVAEVQALIHTTYPAANQLVARMAELGVLSEFTGNARHRRFRYEPYVRLFSEDDEETGA